The Equus caballus isolate H_3958 breed thoroughbred chromosome 12, TB-T2T, whole genome shotgun sequence genome contains a region encoding:
- the TMEM109 gene encoding voltage-gated monoatomic cation channel TMEM109 has protein sequence MAGAGSSSLRGKQHLFKAILMVLVALVLLHSASSQSHADFVPPGQQRREASVDLLSQIGRSVRGTLDAWIGPETVHLVSETLSQVMWAVSSAISVAFFALSGIAAQLLSALGLDGDHLTQGLKLSPSQVQTFLLWGAGALLAYWLLSLLLGLVLAVLGRILWGLKLVLFLAGFVALVRSVPDPSTRALLLLALLTLYALLSRLIGTRGSAQLEAKVRGLERQVEELRWRQRRAAKGPRSVEEE, from the exons ATGGCAGGCGCAGGAAGCAGTTCGCTACGGGGcaagcagcatcttttcaaagcCATCCTGATGGTCCTAGTGGCCCTTGTCCTCCTCCACTCAGCCTCATCCCAGTCCCATGCAGActttgtgccaccaggccagcagaGGAGGGAGGCCTCGGTTGATCTCTTGAGCCAGATAGGCCGATCTGTGCGGGGAACACTGGATGCCTGGATTGGGCCAGAGACCGTGCACCTGGTTTCCGAG ACCTTGTCTCAGGTGATGTGGGCCGTCTCCTCGGCCATCTCCGTGGCCTTCTTCGCTCTGTCTGGGATCGCTGCACAGCTGCTGAGTGCCTTGGGGCTAGATG GAGATCACCTCACCCAGGGCCTGAAGCTCAGCCCCAGCCAGGTCCAGACCTTCCTGCTGTGGGGAGCTGGGGCCCTGCTCGCCTATTGGCTTCTGTCCCTGCTTCTCGGCTTGGTCCTGGCGGTGCTGGGGCGGATCCTGTGGGGCCTGAAGCTTGTCCTCTTCCTGGCCGGCTTTGTGGCCCTGGTGAGGTCGGTGCCTGACCCTTCCACCCGGGCCTTGCTCCTCCTGGCCTTGCTGACCCTCTACGCCTTGCTCAGCCGGCTCATTGGCACCCGGGGCTCGGCCCAGCTGGAGGCCAAGGTGCGAGGGCTGGAGCGCCAGGTGGAGGAGCTGCGCTGGCGGCAGAGGCGAGCGGCCAAGGGGCCTCGGAGCGTGGAGGAGGAGTGA